Proteins encoded by one window of Hafnia alvei:
- the tolR gene encoding colicin uptake protein TolR, whose product MARSSGRRELKSEINIVPLLDVLLVLVLIFMATAPIITQSVEVDLPDATDSKTVSTNDNPPVIVEVSGIGQYAVVVDHNRMEQLPAEQVVAEAQSQLKANPKTVFLIGGAKDVPYDEIIKALNLLHQAGVASVGLMTQPI is encoded by the coding sequence ATGGCGAGATCAAGTGGCCGTCGCGAGCTCAAATCTGAAATTAACATCGTTCCGTTACTGGACGTGTTATTAGTTCTGGTACTGATTTTTATGGCGACAGCGCCGATTATCACCCAGAGCGTTGAGGTTGATTTACCCGACGCAACGGATTCAAAAACGGTAAGCACCAACGACAACCCACCGGTTATCGTTGAAGTGTCTGGCATTGGCCAATATGCGGTTGTGGTTGATCATAATCGTATGGAACAGCTGCCAGCGGAGCAGGTTGTTGCGGAAGCGCAATCTCAGCTTAAAGCTAATCCAAAAACCGTATTTTTGATCGGTGGTGCTAAAGATGTACCTTATGACGAAATCATTAAGGCGCTGAATCTTTTGCATCAGGCAGGCGTAGCCTCTGTAGGGTTAATGACGCAGCCGATCTGA
- the tolA gene encoding cell envelope integrity protein TolA, translating into MVKASEKNDKLNRSVIVSIILHIVLIALLVWGSMMQDSTISAGGGGGGGSAIDAVMVDSGAMVQQYNDRQQQQQSDARRAEQQRKKQAEKQAEELQQKQAEEQQRLKELEKERIQAQEDAKQAAEDAKQAAEEAKKQAAEEVKKAAEDAKKEAALAAAKAKQEAAKEAALAAAAAKKQAEEEVKKAAAEAKKQAEAEAKKQAAADAKKAAEEAKKQAADEAKKAAEDAKKEAAAEAKKQAAADAKAKADTEAKAAAAAKKAADAKKKADAAAAAKAAEGVDDLFDGLADGKNAPKGGGAAGAAGTSGKAGAAGKGNSKTSGASGADISNYAGQIQAAIESKFHTDPSFSGKVCNLRIKLASDGMLLSVTSEGGDPALCQAAVAAARMAKYPKPPSDAIYQIFKNAPVDFKPN; encoded by the coding sequence GTGGTAAAGGCATCTGAGAAAAACGATAAGCTAAATCGCTCTGTCATCGTTTCAATCATTTTGCATATTGTCCTGATAGCGTTATTAGTCTGGGGCTCAATGATGCAGGATTCAACGATAAGTGCTGGCGGCGGCGGTGGCGGCGGTTCTGCCATTGACGCGGTCATGGTTGATTCCGGTGCAATGGTTCAACAGTATAATGATCGCCAGCAACAGCAGCAAAGTGATGCGCGTCGTGCAGAACAGCAGCGTAAAAAACAAGCCGAAAAGCAGGCTGAAGAACTACAACAAAAACAGGCTGAGGAACAGCAGCGTCTAAAAGAGCTGGAAAAAGAGAGAATTCAGGCGCAGGAAGATGCTAAACAAGCTGCAGAAGACGCCAAACAGGCGGCTGAAGAAGCTAAAAAGCAGGCTGCGGAAGAAGTGAAAAAGGCAGCAGAAGACGCTAAGAAAGAGGCTGCTTTAGCAGCGGCTAAAGCGAAGCAGGAAGCAGCCAAAGAGGCAGCGCTTGCTGCCGCTGCCGCGAAGAAACAAGCGGAAGAAGAAGTTAAGAAAGCGGCAGCAGAGGCGAAGAAACAGGCCGAAGCTGAAGCGAAAAAACAAGCTGCAGCTGATGCTAAGAAAGCCGCTGAAGAAGCCAAAAAACAGGCTGCTGATGAGGCGAAGAAGGCGGCTGAAGACGCTAAGAAAGAAGCCGCAGCTGAAGCGAAAAAACAAGCTGCCGCAGATGCTAAAGCGAAAGCAGATACTGAAGCTAAAGCCGCAGCCGCTGCGAAAAAAGCCGCAGATGCCAAGAAAAAGGCCGATGCCGCCGCCGCTGCGAAAGCCGCAGAAGGCGTTGACGACCTGTTTGATGGCCTCGCTGATGGCAAAAACGCGCCGAAGGGTGGGGGAGCCGCAGGTGCTGCGGGGACTTCTGGCAAAGCTGGCGCGGCAGGAAAAGGTAATAGCAAAACGAGTGGAGCTTCTGGCGCAGATATCAGTAACTACGCTGGACAGATTCAAGCGGCGATTGAAAGTAAGTTCCATACAGATCCGAGCTTTAGCGGCAAAGTATGTAACCTGCGTATTAAGCTCGCGTCGGATGGCATGCTGTTAAGCGTGACTTCTGAAGGTGGCGATCCTGCGCTTTGTCAGGCGGCGGTTGCAGCTGCGAGAATGGCGAAATATCCTAAGCCGCCAAGTGACGCCATTTACCAGATATTTAAAAATGCGCCCGTTGATTTTAAACCGAATTGA
- the tolB gene encoding Tol-Pal system beta propeller repeat protein TolB, with protein MKQAFRVAMGLLILWASVLHAEVRIVITQGVDTARPIGVVPFKWMGPGSAPEDIGGIVAADLRNSGKFNPIDTNRMPQQPTTVAEVTPAAWTALGIDAVVVGQVQPSADGGYMVSYQMVDTSGNPGSVLSQNQYKVTKQWLRYAAHTSSDEVFEKLTGIKGAFRTRIAYVVQTNGGQFPYELRVADYDGYNQFVVHRSPQPLMSPAWSPDGSKLAYVTFESGKSALVIQTLSNGAIRQVASFPRHNGAPSFSPDGSKLAFALSKTGSLNLYVMDLGSGSIRQVTDGRSNNTEPSWFPDSQTLAFTSDQGGRPQIYKVNINGGAPERLTWEGSQNQDGDVSSDGKFLVMVGTSGGSQHITKLDLGSNANQVLTSTFLDETPSIAPNGTMVIYSSTQGLGSVLQLVSTDGRFKARLPATDGQVKFPAWSPYL; from the coding sequence ATGAAGCAGGCGTTTCGTGTAGCGATGGGACTATTAATCCTGTGGGCCAGTGTGCTCCACGCGGAAGTCCGAATAGTGATTACTCAGGGTGTTGATACCGCTCGTCCGATCGGTGTAGTGCCTTTCAAATGGATGGGACCGGGTTCTGCTCCTGAAGATATCGGTGGGATTGTCGCGGCTGACTTACGCAACAGCGGTAAATTCAACCCGATTGACACCAACCGTATGCCACAGCAGCCAACGACGGTTGCTGAAGTGACTCCGGCAGCGTGGACAGCATTGGGTATTGATGCGGTCGTGGTGGGTCAGGTTCAGCCAAGCGCAGATGGCGGCTATATGGTTTCTTATCAGATGGTTGATACCTCTGGTAACCCTGGCAGCGTTCTGTCTCAGAATCAGTACAAAGTGACCAAGCAGTGGCTACGCTATGCGGCACATACCAGCAGCGATGAAGTTTTTGAAAAGCTGACCGGTATTAAAGGCGCATTCCGTACCCGTATTGCCTATGTTGTGCAGACTAACGGCGGCCAGTTCCCTTATGAACTGCGCGTTGCTGACTACGATGGCTATAATCAGTTTGTTGTTCACCGCTCACCACAGCCATTGATGTCTCCGGCGTGGTCTCCAGACGGTAGCAAACTGGCTTATGTGACTTTCGAAAGCGGTAAATCAGCGCTGGTGATTCAGACTCTGTCTAACGGAGCAATCCGTCAGGTAGCGTCATTCCCACGCCACAACGGTGCGCCATCGTTCTCTCCAGATGGCAGCAAGTTGGCGTTCGCGCTGTCTAAAACAGGTAGCTTGAACCTGTATGTTATGGATTTGGGCTCTGGCTCAATTCGTCAGGTTACTGATGGCCGTAGCAACAATACGGAGCCTTCATGGTTCCCGGATAGTCAAACTTTGGCATTTACATCTGACCAAGGTGGACGTCCACAGATTTATAAAGTGAATATTAATGGTGGTGCGCCTGAACGTCTGACCTGGGAAGGTTCTCAGAATCAGGATGGCGACGTAAGTTCTGACGGCAAGTTCCTTGTCATGGTTGGCACTAGCGGCGGTTCACAGCACATCACTAAACTGGATCTCGGATCGAATGCGAATCAAGTTTTGACCAGCACGTTCCTAGACGAAACGCCGAGTATCGCGCCAAATGGTACCATGGTTATCTATAGTTCTACTCAAGGACTGGGTTCCGTGTTGCAGCTAGTCTCGACCGACGGGCGTTTCAAAGCGCGTCTTCCGGCAACCGATGGACAGGTGAAATTCCCTGCCTGGTCGCCGTATCTGTGA
- the pal gene encoding peptidoglycan-associated lipoprotein Pal — protein MQLNKVLKGLMLALPIMAVAACSSHKNANDDQSAMGAGAGNGMENGSSNLSSEEQARLQMQELQKNNIVYFGLDKYDVSSDYAQMLDAHAAFLRNNPSYKVTVEGHADERGTPEYNIALGERRANAVKMYLQGKGVGADQISIVSYGKEKPAVLGHDEAAYAKNRRAVLVY, from the coding sequence ATGCAACTGAACAAAGTTCTGAAGGGGCTGATGTTGGCACTGCCTATCATGGCTGTAGCTGCTTGTAGTTCACATAAAAATGCGAACGACGATCAATCAGCAATGGGTGCTGGCGCTGGTAACGGTATGGAAAACGGCAGCAGCAACCTGTCTTCTGAAGAACAGGCTCGTCTGCAGATGCAAGAACTCCAGAAAAACAACATCGTTTACTTCGGTCTGGACAAGTACGATGTGAGCTCTGACTACGCTCAGATGCTGGATGCGCATGCTGCTTTCCTGCGTAACAACCCATCTTACAAAGTGACTGTAGAAGGTCATGCGGATGAGCGCGGTACTCCTGAGTACAACATCGCCCTGGGCGAACGTCGTGCTAACGCAGTTAAGATGTACCTGCAAGGTAAAGGCGTAGGCGCTGATCAGATCTCTATCGTTTCTTACGGTAAAGAAAAACCAGCAGTACTGGGCCACGACGAAGCAGCCTATGCTAAAAACCGTCGTGCCGTACTGGTTTACTAA
- the cpoB gene encoding cell division protein CpoB yields MSSNFRLHLLSLSLLVGIAAPWAAIAQAPISSVGSGSVEDRVTSLERITNAQGQLFSQLQQQLSDNQRDIDSLRGQIQESQYQLNQVVERQKQILLQLDSQGSANTGAAAADSAAAASTASDASSTTAAPVASTAPASSGDANTDYNRAVDLVLVKKQNDQAITAFQSFVKQYPDSTYQPNANYWLGQLFYNKGKKDDSAYYFAVVVKNYPKSPKAPDAMYKVGVIMQEKGQADKAKAVYQQVIKQYPTSDAAKQAQKRIAAS; encoded by the coding sequence ATGAGCAGTAACTTCAGACTTCACTTGTTGAGTCTGTCGTTACTGGTTGGAATAGCGGCCCCCTGGGCCGCTATTGCCCAAGCACCAATCAGTAGCGTCGGCTCCGGCTCGGTTGAAGACCGAGTCACTTCACTTGAGCGTATAACCAATGCTCAGGGTCAACTATTTTCTCAGCTCCAGCAGCAACTCTCCGATAACCAGCGCGACATTGATTCTCTTCGTGGTCAAATCCAAGAAAGTCAGTATCAACTGAATCAAGTTGTTGAACGTCAAAAACAGATCCTCTTGCAGTTAGACAGTCAAGGTAGTGCCAATACAGGTGCCGCAGCCGCAGATTCGGCCGCCGCAGCCTCGACGGCTTCTGATGCTTCTAGCACTACGGCAGCCCCTGTAGCGAGCACTGCACCAGCTAGCAGTGGTGATGCCAACACGGATTACAACCGTGCGGTAGATTTGGTGTTGGTGAAAAAGCAGAACGATCAGGCAATTACCGCCTTCCAAAGCTTTGTTAAGCAATATCCAGATTCGACCTATCAGCCAAATGCAAATTATTGGCTGGGGCAACTTTTTTACAACAAAGGTAAAAAAGATGACTCGGCGTATTATTTTGCCGTAGTTGTTAAAAATTACCCTAAATCCCCGAAAGCGCCCGACGCGATGTACAAGGTTGGGGTGATCATGCAGGAGAAAGGGCAGGCTGATAAAGCCAAAGCCGTCTATCAGCAGGTTATTAAGCAATATCCAACGAGCGATGCTGCGAAGCAGGCTCAAAAACGTATTGCTGCATCATAA
- the nadA gene encoding quinolinate synthase NadA produces MSYSAMFDPNAAVYPFPPKPTPLVPDEKRFYREKIKTLLKQRNAVLVAHYYTDPEIQALAEETGGCVSDSLEMARFGRDHPATTLLVAGVRFMGETAKILSPEKQVLMPTLQAECSLDLGCPVDEFSAFCDAHPDRTVVVYANTSAAVKARADWVVTSSIAVELIEHLDSLGEKIIWAPDRHLGRYVQRQTGADILCWQGACIVHDEFKTQALEQMKLLYPDAAILVHPESPQSIVDMADAVGSTSQLIQAAQRLPNPQMIVATDRGIFYKMQQACPDKILLEAPTAGEGATCRTCAHCPWMAMNGLQAIATGLEQGGSMHEINVDAALRERALMPLDRMLQFASDLKLKVKGNA; encoded by the coding sequence ATGAGCTATAGCGCGATGTTTGACCCAAATGCTGCGGTATACCCTTTTCCACCCAAGCCAACACCGCTGGTTCCAGATGAAAAACGCTTCTACCGCGAGAAAATCAAAACGCTGCTTAAGCAACGTAACGCGGTTCTAGTCGCACATTACTATACCGATCCAGAAATTCAGGCATTAGCAGAAGAGACCGGTGGCTGTGTGTCTGATTCATTAGAGATGGCGCGTTTTGGCCGAGATCATCCAGCGACGACTTTGCTTGTCGCCGGCGTTCGCTTTATGGGGGAAACGGCAAAGATCCTCAGCCCTGAAAAGCAGGTATTGATGCCAACGCTGCAGGCTGAATGCTCGCTCGATCTTGGCTGTCCTGTTGATGAGTTTAGTGCATTCTGCGATGCGCACCCGGATAGAACCGTGGTGGTTTATGCCAACACGTCGGCCGCAGTGAAAGCGAGAGCTGATTGGGTGGTCACATCCAGCATTGCAGTCGAGCTGATTGAGCATCTCGATAGCCTGGGCGAAAAAATTATCTGGGCTCCCGATCGCCATTTAGGTCGTTATGTTCAACGCCAAACCGGTGCGGATATACTGTGTTGGCAAGGTGCCTGTATTGTTCATGATGAGTTTAAAACTCAGGCATTAGAGCAAATGAAGCTGCTTTATCCTGATGCAGCCATTCTGGTTCATCCTGAATCGCCTCAGAGTATCGTCGACATGGCTGATGCAGTTGGTTCAACCAGCCAGTTGATTCAAGCTGCTCAGCGGCTGCCTAACCCGCAGATGATAGTGGCGACTGACCGCGGCATTTTTTACAAAATGCAGCAGGCATGCCCAGATAAAATTTTGTTAGAGGCACCAACGGCGGGCGAAGGCGCAACCTGTCGAACGTGTGCCCATTGCCCATGGATGGCAATGAATGGCCTTCAGGCCATTGCTACGGGATTAGAACAGGGTGGAAGCATGCATGAAATCAATGTTGATGCTGCGCTGCGTGAGCGCGCTCTGATGCCGTTGGATCGCATGTTACAGTTTGCAAGCGATCTCAAGCTCAAAGTGAAAGGTAATGCCTAA
- the ygjG gene encoding putrescine aminotransferase produces the protein MSRTNVVLNPLECTQQALNWIEKKSLTHDEMVALNKEVLSNFREYVNPGFLEYRKSVTAGGDYGAVEWQASGLNTLVDTQGNEYIDCLGGFGIFNVGHRNPKVISAVESQLAKQPLHSQELLDPLRSMLAKTLAAITPGDLKYTFFCNSGTESVEAALKLAKAYQSPHGKYTFVAATGAFHGKSLGALSATAKSIFRRPFMPLLPGFHHVPFGDIEALRTQLHECKKTGDDVAAVLLEPIQGEGGVILPPKGYLPAVRALCDEYGALLIFDEVQTGMGRTGKMFACEHENVTPDILCLAKALGGGVMPIGATVANEKVFSVLFDNPFLHTTTFGGNPLSCAAALATFNVLLTEDLPAKATERGQQLMDGFRRLATQYPEFMMEVRGQGLMQAIEFIKSEVGYAFSREMFQRNVLVAGTLNNSKSIRIEPPLTITAEQCKQVLTRAEEALKAMRALSPTQQPTMSVA, from the coding sequence TTGTCTCGAACAAACGTGGTACTTAACCCGCTAGAGTGTACTCAGCAGGCATTGAACTGGATTGAAAAAAAGTCGCTAACGCATGATGAAATGGTGGCTTTAAACAAAGAAGTCCTGAGCAACTTCAGGGAGTACGTCAATCCTGGTTTCTTGGAATATCGGAAATCAGTCACGGCAGGCGGGGATTACGGAGCCGTAGAATGGCAAGCCAGCGGTCTAAACACGCTTGTCGACACTCAGGGGAACGAGTATATCGATTGCTTGGGTGGATTCGGTATTTTTAATGTAGGGCACCGTAATCCAAAAGTTATATCCGCCGTAGAAAGTCAGTTGGCGAAACAGCCGCTGCACAGCCAAGAACTCCTTGATCCACTACGTTCTATGTTGGCGAAAACCTTGGCGGCGATTACGCCGGGCGATCTCAAATATACGTTCTTCTGTAATAGCGGAACCGAATCCGTTGAGGCCGCGCTGAAGCTAGCTAAAGCGTATCAATCGCCGCATGGTAAATATACTTTTGTTGCTGCGACCGGTGCGTTCCACGGTAAATCGTTAGGCGCACTGTCCGCAACTGCGAAGTCTATTTTCCGTCGTCCGTTTATGCCTCTGTTACCCGGTTTCCATCATGTTCCTTTTGGGGATATTGAAGCCCTGCGCACTCAGTTGCATGAGTGCAAGAAGACCGGTGACGACGTTGCCGCTGTTCTGCTCGAGCCTATCCAAGGTGAAGGTGGGGTTATCTTGCCACCGAAAGGTTATTTACCGGCGGTCAGAGCGCTTTGTGATGAATATGGCGCATTGCTGATATTCGATGAAGTGCAAACCGGTATGGGCCGTACTGGCAAGATGTTTGCCTGTGAGCATGAAAATGTTACTCCAGACATTCTGTGCCTCGCAAAAGCTCTTGGCGGCGGTGTGATGCCAATTGGTGCAACGGTTGCGAACGAAAAAGTCTTCTCTGTCCTGTTTGATAATCCGTTCCTACACACTACGACCTTTGGTGGTAATCCGTTGTCCTGTGCGGCAGCGCTGGCGACCTTCAATGTGCTGTTAACTGAAGATCTTCCCGCGAAAGCAACCGAGCGTGGCCAGCAGTTAATGGATGGGTTCCGTCGCTTAGCAACGCAGTATCCTGAGTTTATGATGGAAGTGCGTGGACAAGGGCTCATGCAGGCGATTGAGTTTATCAAAAGCGAGGTAGGCTATGCGTTTTCTCGCGAGATGTTCCAGCGCAACGTGCTGGTTGCTGGAACGCTGAATAACTCTAAGTCTATTCGTATAGAACCGCCGCTCACCATTACGGCAGAACAATGTAAGCAAGTGCTGACTCGCGCAGAAGAGGCGTTAAAAGCGATGCGTGCATTGAGTCCCACTCAGCAGCCAACGATGAGCGTGGCCTGA
- the zitB gene encoding CDF family zinc transporter ZitB yields the protein MPAHQHSHSPQSSDSKRLILALAVTAIFMVVEVIGGLISGSLALLADAGHMLTDTAALFVAVIAVRFAARSPTLKHSFGFLRFTTLAAFVNAAALVVIVFIIVWEAVKRFMSPEPVMGGTMLAIAIAGLLANILSFWLLHHGSEEKNINVRAAALHVMGDLLGSVGAIVAALVIMWTGWTPIDPILSVVVSCLVLHSAWNLLKESTNELLEGTPEDVDVPQLQRALCNVFPEVRNVHHVHIWQIGEQRLMTLHVRVIPPHDHDGLLDQIQHYLAEHYQIGHATIQMEYNGCEEHDCDLMTQVKMPSGHSHSHSHGHTHEHTD from the coding sequence ATGCCAGCTCATCAACATTCTCACTCCCCACAAAGCAGCGACAGTAAACGCTTGATACTGGCTCTGGCCGTCACCGCCATCTTCATGGTGGTTGAAGTTATCGGCGGGCTTATTTCAGGCTCGCTGGCGTTGCTCGCCGATGCTGGTCATATGCTAACGGATACTGCAGCCCTGTTTGTTGCGGTTATCGCCGTGCGCTTTGCCGCTCGTTCACCGACTCTGAAACACTCATTTGGTTTTCTGCGTTTCACCACGCTTGCGGCATTCGTTAACGCCGCCGCGTTGGTGGTGATTGTTTTCATCATCGTATGGGAAGCGGTCAAACGCTTTATGTCGCCCGAGCCTGTGATGGGAGGGACAATGCTAGCCATCGCCATTGCAGGTTTGTTGGCGAATATTCTCTCATTCTGGCTGCTTCATCACGGTTCTGAAGAGAAAAACATCAACGTTCGTGCTGCCGCGCTGCACGTTATGGGCGATCTTTTAGGCTCCGTGGGTGCCATCGTGGCGGCGCTGGTCATCATGTGGACGGGATGGACCCCCATTGACCCTATTCTTTCCGTCGTCGTCTCATGCTTGGTTTTACACAGCGCATGGAATTTGCTGAAAGAAAGCACTAACGAACTTTTAGAAGGCACACCAGAAGATGTCGATGTACCGCAGCTCCAGCGAGCGCTATGCAATGTATTTCCCGAGGTGCGTAATGTACATCATGTGCACATTTGGCAAATTGGCGAACAGCGCTTAATGACGCTGCACGTACGAGTGATTCCGCCACACGATCATGATGGTCTTTTAGACCAGATCCAGCATTATCTTGCAGAACACTATCAGATTGGGCACGCAACCATTCAAATGGAATATAACGGCTGTGAGGAACATGACTGCGATCTTATGACTCAGGTAAAAATGCCCTCAGGCCATTCTCATTCGCATAGCCATGGGCACACACATGAGCACACAGACTAA